A single Geobacillus kaustophilus DNA region contains:
- a CDS encoding TatD family hydrolase — MIDAHIHLEQYTDIDEQINRWQEAGITGVVAVSTDLRSSCRTLELKQRFPSFVYAAIGFHPEQPLPSGADWNEWTELVKQERPLLDAIGEVGLPYYSAEACIELPAHQERLAEIAAIAADASLPLVLHAVYDRAETTLAMLRQAGIRQAHFHWLKADPAVVKQIVECGYYISVTPEVCYRERDQKLLSLVPIEQLLLETDGPWPFAGPFHGKLTTPLWLLDSVRAVAKHYGQDIEQVKTIITSNTKRLYGSPPM, encoded by the coding sequence ATGATCGACGCTCATATTCATCTCGAGCAGTACACGGACATCGATGAACAAATCAACCGTTGGCAAGAAGCGGGCATCACCGGCGTCGTCGCCGTATCCACCGATTTGCGCTCAAGCTGCCGGACGCTCGAGCTGAAGCAGCGATTCCCTTCGTTCGTCTACGCCGCCATCGGTTTTCATCCCGAACAGCCGCTGCCAAGCGGAGCCGATTGGAACGAATGGACGGAGCTCGTCAAGCAAGAGCGGCCGCTGCTCGACGCCATCGGCGAAGTCGGACTGCCGTACTACTCCGCTGAAGCGTGCATCGAGTTGCCCGCGCATCAAGAACGATTGGCGGAAATCGCGGCCATCGCCGCGGATGCCTCCTTGCCGCTCGTTCTTCACGCCGTATACGATCGCGCAGAAACGACCTTGGCCATGTTGCGGCAGGCCGGCATCCGACAAGCCCATTTCCACTGGCTGAAGGCGGATCCAGCTGTGGTCAAACAAATCGTCGAGTGCGGCTACTATATTTCCGTCACGCCGGAAGTGTGCTACCGCGAGCGCGACCAAAAGCTGTTATCCCTCGTTCCCATCGAGCAGCTGCTTCTCGAAACCGACGGCCCATGGCCGTTTGCAGGTCCATTCCACGGAAAGCTGACGACGCCGTTATGGCTGTTGGACTCCGTCCGTGCCGTCGCTAAACACTATGGCCAAGATATCGAACAAGTCAAAACAATCATCACCTCGAACACGAAACGGCTTTACGGCTCGCCGCCCATGTAG
- a CDS encoding DinB family protein — MDYNEQVRQQLIESVSGLSDEQLNTRAAKGTWTIAQVLEHLYLIETSIAAMIAHTLTHGVSQPVEEKPIHLTVDRSKKVEAPDFARPSDRFFSWRELEEKLRQSRQRLRQITEQANPADWEAKSFPHPIFGPLNLKQWVEFVGYHEQRHLAQIEEIKAQLP; from the coding sequence ATGGATTATAACGAACAAGTGCGTCAACAACTGATCGAAAGTGTTTCCGGGCTATCGGACGAACAGCTGAACACCCGGGCGGCGAAAGGGACTTGGACCATCGCCCAAGTGCTTGAACATTTGTACTTAATCGAAACATCGATCGCAGCCATGATCGCCCATACATTGACGCATGGCGTGAGCCAGCCCGTCGAGGAGAAACCGATCCACTTGACGGTGGACCGTTCGAAAAAAGTGGAGGCGCCTGATTTCGCCCGCCCGAGCGATCGCTTTTTCTCTTGGCGTGAGCTGGAAGAAAAATTGCGCCAATCGCGGCAACGGTTGCGCCAAATCACGGAACAAGCCAACCCGGCTGATTGGGAAGCCAAATCGTTCCCACATCCAATTTTTGGGCCCTTGAATTTGAAGCAATGGGTCGAATTTGTCGGCTACCATGAACAGCGCCACCTCGCCCAAATTGAAGAAATCAAGGCACAGCTCCCGTGA
- a CDS encoding kinase has product MRDRIDFLCKSILAIKTAGRLVLGIDGLSRSGKTTLANQLSQTLQEQGVSVCVFHMDDHIVERAKRYHTGNEEWFEYYYLQWDVEWLTHQLFRQLKASHQLTLPFYDHEADAHSKRTVYLSDSDMIMIEGVFLQRKEWRPFFDFVVYLDCLREIRFARENDQVKQNIQKFINRYWKAEDYYLKTEEPIKRADVVFDMS; this is encoded by the coding sequence TTGCGTGATCGCATCGACTTCTTATGCAAGTCCATTCTGGCGATCAAAACAGCGGGTCGATTGGTCCTCGGGATTGATGGGCTAAGCCGATCGGGCAAAACGACATTAGCCAATCAGTTGAGTCAAACGCTGCAGGAGCAAGGCGTCTCCGTGTGTGTTTTTCACATGGATGATCATATTGTCGAGCGCGCCAAACGTTATCATACGGGAAACGAAGAATGGTTTGAATATTATTATTTACAGTGGGATGTAGAGTGGCTAACGCATCAGTTGTTCCGTCAACTCAAAGCATCCCACCAGTTGACCCTGCCGTTTTATGATCATGAGGCTGATGCGCACTCGAAGCGAACGGTTTATCTCTCTGATTCGGACATGATCATGATTGAAGGTGTTTTTCTGCAAAGGAAAGAATGGAGGCCGTTTTTTGACTTTGTCGTCTATTTGGATTGTCTGCGGGAGATTCGCTTTGCCCGTGAAAACGATCAGGTGAAACAAAACATCCAAAAGTTCATCAACCGGTATTGGAAAGCAGAAGACTATTATTTGAAAACAGAAGAACCGATCAAGCGCGCGGACGTTGTTTTCGATATGTCGTAA
- a CDS encoding lantibiotic protection ABC transporter ATP-binding protein, which produces MGEYLLETHHLSKTFGKQLAVDNVSMRVKKQTIYGLLGPNGAGKSTILKMLTGLLRPTKGEIMINGHPWSRKDLKDIGALIESPALYGNLTAYENLLVYAKLLNLPNSRIEEVLKIVGLENTGKKKVSQFSLGMKQRLGIAKALLNSPKLLILDEPTNGLDPLGIQDLRTLIQSFCENGMTIILSSHILSEVKQLADYIGIIQNGALKYEGKISENEDLEKLFIDVVSER; this is translated from the coding sequence ATGGGAGAATATCTATTGGAAACTCATCATTTAAGCAAAACGTTTGGCAAACAGCTAGCGGTGGACAATGTGTCAATGAGAGTGAAAAAACAGACGATTTATGGACTGCTCGGGCCAAACGGAGCGGGGAAGTCAACGATTTTAAAAATGCTGACAGGGCTGCTGCGTCCGACAAAAGGGGAAATCATGATCAACGGCCATCCTTGGAGCAGAAAAGATTTGAAAGACATTGGGGCGCTAATCGAATCCCCGGCTCTTTACGGCAATTTAACGGCCTATGAGAATTTACTCGTGTATGCCAAACTGCTAAATTTGCCAAATTCGAGAATCGAGGAAGTGCTGAAAATTGTCGGTTTAGAAAACACGGGCAAAAAGAAAGTCTCCCAATTTTCTCTCGGGATGAAGCAGAGGTTGGGAATTGCCAAAGCTCTTTTAAACTCCCCGAAACTGCTCATTCTCGACGAACCAACGAACGGACTGGACCCATTAGGTATACAGGACTTGCGAACCCTTATCCAATCGTTTTGCGAAAATGGAATGACGATCATCTTATCAAGCCATATTTTATCAGAAGTCAAACAATTAGCCGATTACATTGGCATTATTCAAAATGGGGCGCTCAAATACGAAGGCAAAATCAGCGAAAATGAAGATCTTGAAAAACTCTTTATCGATGTAGTGAGTGAAAGATGA
- the istA gene encoding IS21 family transposase codes for MITRGEFFMIKEMYERGMSISDIARELGIDRKTVRKYIHSPNPPSKSKRKPRKSKLDPFKEYLQKRMLEDGVFNSEKLFFEIRQQGYTGGKTILKDYIKPFRETAKKKYTVRYETLPGEQMQVDWKEVGEVIIEGRKVKLSLFVATLGYSRMKYAVFTTSQDQEHLMECLIQSFQYFGGVPKKVLFDNMKTVTDGREQGVVKWNQRFSEFASYYGFIPKVCRPYRAQTKGKVERAIQYIMDHFYVGTAFESIEELNFLLHRWLDQVANREPNATTGIPPQERWAEEQLKPLPLNDYDTSYLSYRKVHWDGSFSYKGEQWLLSAEYAGKEILVKERLNGDIRLYYRGEEISYLNQQKKVISFAEKIKKKQTETAVTISPVSVEVDTRPLSVYDTFLRGESS; via the coding sequence GTGATTACGAGAGGGGAATTTTTTATGATCAAAGAGATGTACGAAAGGGGAATGAGTATTTCCGATATTGCGAGGGAGTTGGGGATTGATCGGAAAACCGTTCGAAAATATATTCACTCCCCCAATCCCCCTTCCAAATCTAAGCGAAAACCAAGAAAAAGCAAGTTAGATCCATTTAAAGAGTATCTTCAAAAACGAATGTTAGAGGATGGGGTGTTCAATAGCGAAAAGTTATTTTTCGAAATTCGACAACAGGGCTATACAGGAGGAAAGACGATTTTAAAGGACTATATAAAACCTTTCCGAGAGACGGCGAAAAAGAAATACACCGTTCGTTATGAAACGCTTCCTGGTGAACAAATGCAAGTCGATTGGAAAGAAGTCGGGGAGGTGATAATCGAAGGGAGAAAAGTCAAGTTATCGCTATTTGTGGCCACATTAGGCTATTCGCGGATGAAATACGCGGTATTTACGACCAGCCAGGACCAGGAACACTTAATGGAATGCCTGATTCAGAGTTTCCAATACTTCGGCGGAGTTCCGAAGAAGGTGTTATTTGATAATATGAAGACCGTTACAGACGGCCGGGAACAAGGAGTGGTGAAATGGAATCAACGATTTTCTGAATTTGCGAGTTACTACGGATTTATTCCAAAAGTGTGCCGGCCTTACCGGGCCCAGACAAAGGGAAAAGTCGAACGAGCCATTCAGTATATCATGGATCACTTCTATGTGGGGACAGCGTTTGAAAGTATCGAAGAATTGAATTTCCTTCTCCATCGTTGGCTCGATCAAGTGGCGAATCGGGAGCCAAACGCCACTACCGGCATTCCTCCGCAAGAGCGTTGGGCAGAGGAACAGCTGAAACCTCTCCCGTTGAACGATTACGATACGAGCTATCTTTCCTATCGGAAGGTGCATTGGGATGGCAGTTTCTCTTACAAAGGGGAACAATGGCTTCTATCGGCGGAGTATGCGGGCAAAGAAATTCTGGTGAAGGAGCGATTAAATGGGGATATTCGATTGTATTATCGAGGGGAGGAGATTTCTTACTTGAACCAACAGAAAAAAGTGATTTCATTCGCCGAAAAAATCAAAAAGAAACAGACGGAAACGGCCGTCACCATTTCGCCTGTTTCGGTGGAAGTGGATACTCGTCCATTGTCCGTTTATGACACGTTCCTGCGAGGGGAAAGCTCATGA